One Purpureocillium takamizusanense chromosome 1, complete sequence genomic window carries:
- a CDS encoding uncharacterized protein (COG:S~EggNog:ENOG503P19U~TransMembrane:5 (o20-42i49-73o79-96i108-129o141-161i)) yields the protein MSLDLEKHLTFYGAYHHNSVNVAIHMVCVPLILVSAFCMATYTGTLIHLPAWLTVPYLDLNLGTIVALLYAGLYILLEPVAGFVLAAFCVGSAALANHMRLEDPKATFQLALIVHIVSWIAQFIGHGAFEGRAPALLDNLVQAIFLAPMFVWLEVLFKLGYRKELQTRVEKQVQVEIAKFKAESKNGKAQ from the exons CCTATCACCACAACTCGGTCAACGTGGCCATTCACATGGTCTGCGTGCCGCTCATCCTCGTCTCTGCCTTTTGCATG GCCACATATACGGGAACGTTGATCCACCTCCCGGCGTGGCTCACTGTGCCGTATCTCGACCTCAACCTCGGCACTATTGTTGCCCTTTTGTACGCAGGGCTCTACATCCTACTCGAGCCTGTCGCCGGCTTCGTTCTGGCTGCTTTTTGCGTCGGCAGTGCCGCCTTGGCCAATCACATGCGTCTCGAGGACCCCAAGGCAACcttccagctcgccctcatcgtccACATCGTCTCGTGGATCGCCCAGTTTATTGGTCACGGCGCCTTTGAGGGCCGTgcgcccgccctgctcgacaaCCTCGTCCAggccatcttcctcgcccccATGTTTGTTTGGCTCGAGGTCCTATTCAAGCTGGGTTACCGCAAGGAGCTGCAGACGCGCGTCGAGAAGCAAGTCCAGGTCGAGATTGCCAAGTTCAAGGCCGAGTCCAAGAATGGCAAAGCTCAATAG